Proteins from a genomic interval of Quercus lobata isolate SW786 chromosome 11, ValleyOak3.0 Primary Assembly, whole genome shotgun sequence:
- the LOC115968202 gene encoding protein CANDIDATE G-PROTEIN COUPLED RECEPTOR 7-like gives MENFFPLKYHPMLQLSYALLIASSIPFAFSEIRNTRIINDSREKITFQTFGFLQGGCVSISIKDISWKSSNHKAQLNTSSMGFYLYNSSVFDQLYNMPSPINFTVSFYLLSRQYAKLLFTFEKLTTNSTYNFSTPIDKPEEYTLSFANCQQEFEVSMDVHTEMYNIRNGQKDFLSAGTTNLPMLYFIFFFIYTSFFIIWVFTCIKQRLIFDKIHIVMGALLLFKGFKMICAFEQYLYVRKTGTPHGWDVAFYVFGFFKGIMLFTVIVLIGTGWSFLKPYLQKREKIVLMIVIPLQVVENIAYVVLEETGPAIQMKDWLKWKQIFFLVDIICCCAIFFPIAWSIKSLREASKADGKAARNVEKLIMFKTLYTVLVGYLYFTRVFAVMIGTVCPYEYKWVQDAITEAASLPMERNPYLEIDEEEENAAGKLLEEDDTFEL, from the exons ATGGAAAACTTCTTTCCTCTAAAGTATCATCCTATGCTTCAACTCTCATACGCATTACTCATAGCTTCAAGCATTCCATTTGCTTTCTCTGAGATCAGGAACACACGCATTATCAATGACTCCCGAGAGAAGATCACCTTTCAGACATTCGGGTTCTTACAAGGCGGTTGCGTCTCCATTTCCATTAAAGATATCTCATGGAAATCATCGAATCACAAGGCACAACTAAACACTTCTTCCATGGGATTTTACCTTTACAACTCTTCAGTTTTTGACCAACTCTATAACATGCCCTCCCCCATCAATTTCACCGTAAGTTTCTACCTTTTGTCGCGCCAGTATGCTAAGCTTTTATTCACTTTTGAAAAGCTCACCACCAACTCGACCTATAATTTTTCCACTCCCATTGATAAACCTGAAGAATACACCTTGTCTTTTGCTAACTGCCAGCAAGAATTTGAAGTGTCAATGGATGTCCACACAGAGATGTACAATATACGAAATGGTCAAAAGGATTTCCTTTCTGCAGGCACAACCAATTTGCCAATGCtctattttatcttctttttcataTATACAAGTTTTTTCATTATATGGGTCTTCACATGCATCAAACAAAGACTAATTTTTGACAAAATCCATATAGTTATGGGTGCATTGCTTCTCTTCAAGGGGTTCAAAATGATATGTGCTTTTGAGCAATATTTATACGTGAGAAAAACTGGTACTCCACATGGTTGGGATGTAGCATTTTACGTATTTGGGTTCTTCAAGGGTATAATGCTTTTCACAGTCATTGTACTCATAGGCACTGGGTGGTCTTTCTTGAAACCTTACCTACAAAAGCGAGAGAAGATTGTTTTGATGATTGTAATTCCATTACAGGTTGTGGAGAATATAGCTTATGTTGTTTTGGAGGAAACAGGTCCAGCAATACAAATGAAGGATTGGTTAAAATGGAAACAGATTTTCTTCTTGGTTGATATCATTTGTTGCTGTGCAATATTTTTCCCAATAGCTTGGTCAATTAAAAGCTTACGAGAAGCATCCAAAGCAGATGGCAAGGCAGCTAGGAATGTTGAAAAACTAATAATGTTCAAGACATTGTACACGGTTTTGGTAGGGTACTTGTATTTTACAAGGGTTTTTGCTGTGATGATTGGTACTGTATGTCCTTATGAATATAAATGGGTTCAGGATGCCATAACAGAAGCTGCAAGCTTG CCGATGGAAAGGAATCCATACTTGGAGattgatgaagaggaagagaatgCAGCAGGCAAGTTGCTCGAAGAAGATGACACATTTGAACTCTAG